One Oharaeibacter diazotrophicus DNA segment encodes these proteins:
- a CDS encoding MurR/RpiR family transcriptional regulator — protein sequence MTVDARDPRAVGPRIRMILPTLTPLEARVARMLLDWKTLDDRTTLKEVAARAGVSDPMVVKICKKLGFEGFRDLRVALVEYNGLPTSDLTAEVSRDDSPAAIVEKVFRTAIRALEETLAILDRDAFVRAVDLLHRARIRDFYGVGGSAQIARDVAHKFLRIGIRANVHDDAHMMLMSASLLGPDDVVVAFSHSGRSTTVLDAVQAARRRGARVIAVTNYPNSPLVDLADAVLLSTALGSPLTGENAAARIAQLNILDAVFVALAQRDYDTAERNLAETMSSVRDKRR from the coding sequence ATGACGGTGGACGCCAGGGACCCGCGCGCGGTCGGGCCGCGGATCAGGATGATCCTGCCGACGCTGACGCCGCTCGAGGCGCGCGTCGCCCGCATGCTGCTCGACTGGAAGACCCTCGACGACCGCACCACGCTGAAGGAGGTCGCCGCGCGGGCCGGCGTGTCGGACCCGATGGTGGTCAAGATCTGCAAGAAGCTCGGCTTCGAGGGCTTCCGGGACCTGCGCGTCGCGCTCGTCGAGTACAACGGCCTGCCGACGAGCGACCTCACGGCCGAGGTCTCGCGCGACGACAGCCCCGCCGCCATCGTCGAGAAGGTGTTCCGCACCGCGATCCGGGCGCTCGAGGAGACGCTGGCTATCCTCGACCGCGACGCCTTCGTGCGCGCGGTCGACCTGTTGCACCGCGCCCGGATCCGCGACTTCTACGGCGTCGGCGGCTCGGCCCAGATCGCCCGCGACGTCGCCCACAAGTTCCTGCGCATCGGCATCCGCGCCAACGTCCACGACGACGCCCACATGATGCTGATGTCGGCCTCGCTGCTCGGACCGGACGACGTCGTCGTCGCCTTCTCGCACTCGGGCCGCTCGACCACGGTGCTCGACGCCGTCCAGGCGGCGCGCCGGCGCGGGGCGCGGGTGATCGCCGTCACCAACTACCCGAACTCGCCGCTGGTCGACCTCGCCGACGCCGTGCTGCTCTCCACCGCCCTCGGCTCGCCGCTGACGGGGGAGAACGCGGCGGCGCGGATCGCCCAGCTCAACATCCTCGACGCGGTGTTCGTGGCGCTGGCGCAGCGCGACTACGACACCGCCGAACGGAACCTCGCCGAGACCATGTCGTCGGTCAGGGACAAGCGCCGCTGA
- a CDS encoding alpha/beta fold hydrolase: protein MTLPIVLVPGLNCTATLFADQIEALSTERGVMVACHGRQDRVADVAAAVLADAPERFVLGGLSMGGYVAFEILRQAPERVAGLILMDTTARPDAPDAVERRERQIALAEGGRFADIPTMQIPLLVAEGAVERLGPVVRAMAEATGPEAFVRQQRAILSRPDSRPDLAAIAVPTLVVVGDRDRITPPEHAEEIADAIGASRLAVMPVCGHLATLERPEAVTHAIRGFLADAGL, encoded by the coding sequence ATGACCCTGCCGATCGTCCTCGTGCCCGGGCTCAATTGCACCGCGACGCTGTTCGCCGACCAGATCGAGGCGCTGTCGACCGAGCGCGGCGTCATGGTCGCCTGCCACGGCCGCCAGGACCGGGTCGCCGACGTCGCGGCCGCCGTGCTCGCCGACGCGCCGGAGCGCTTCGTGCTCGGCGGCCTGTCGATGGGCGGCTACGTCGCCTTCGAGATCCTGCGGCAGGCCCCCGAGCGCGTCGCCGGGCTGATCCTGATGGACACCACCGCCCGGCCCGACGCGCCCGACGCCGTCGAGCGGCGCGAGCGCCAGATCGCGCTCGCCGAGGGTGGCCGCTTCGCCGACATCCCGACGATGCAGATCCCGTTGCTGGTCGCCGAGGGCGCCGTCGAACGGCTCGGCCCGGTGGTGCGGGCGATGGCCGAGGCGACCGGACCGGAGGCCTTCGTGCGCCAGCAGCGCGCCATCCTGTCCCGTCCGGACTCGCGGCCCGACCTCGCGGCGATCGCGGTGCCGACCCTGGTGGTCGTCGGCGACCGCGACCGGATCACGCCGCCCGAGCACGCCGAGGAGATCGCCGACGCGATCGGCGCTTCCCGCCTCGCCGTGATGCCGGTCTGCGGCCACCTCGCCACCCTCGAGCGGCCGGAGGCGGTGACCCACGCCATCCGCGGCTTCCTCGCCGACGCCGGGCTCTGA
- a CDS encoding cupin domain-containing protein, which yields MLASTLSFMAAAVPPRLPRQALVVSGLDEVVLDDAPIEPSWIVSGDPRARSGLHSAANDQSASTHVWECTAGTFRWHFGWEETVLILSGSVTVTAEDGTVRTLRAGDIGYFAGGTWATWAIDDHVRKLAFCRRTMPLPLAFALRMKSAMREMLSPAA from the coding sequence ATGCTCGCGAGCACCCTGAGCTTCATGGCCGCCGCGGTGCCGCCGCGGCTGCCGCGGCAGGCGCTGGTGGTCTCGGGTCTCGACGAGGTGGTGCTCGACGACGCGCCGATCGAGCCGTCGTGGATCGTCTCGGGCGATCCACGGGCGCGCTCCGGCCTGCACTCGGCCGCCAACGACCAGTCGGCCTCGACCCACGTCTGGGAATGCACCGCCGGCACCTTCCGCTGGCACTTCGGCTGGGAGGAGACCGTGCTGATCCTGTCGGGTTCGGTGACGGTGACCGCCGAGGACGGCACGGTCAGGACGCTGCGCGCCGGCGACATAGGCTATTTCGCCGGCGGCACCTGGGCGACCTGGGCGATCGACGATCACGTCCGCAAGCTCGCCTTCTGCCGGCGCACCATGCCGCTGCCGCTCGCCTTTGCGCTGCGCATGAAGAGCGCGATGCGCGAGATGCTCTCTCCCGCCGCCTGA
- a CDS encoding DEAD/DEAH box helicase: MQFSELGLSDKVLAAVEAAGYTQPTPIQEQAIPHALTGRDIIGIAQTGTGKTAGFVLPMMTLLEKGRARARMPRTLILEPTRELAAQVEENFNKYGINQKLTVALLIGGVSFDDQDRKLDRGVDVLIATPGRLLDHFERGKLLLNGVEILVIDEADRMLDMGFIPDIERICKLITKKHQTLFFSATMPPEIQRITDSFLTDPVKIEVAKPATTAKTVAQRLATAGVEAHEKRDVLRGLIRDAEDLKNAIVFCNRKRDVAIVYRSLERHGFNVGALHGDMDQSARMATLAAFRKGTLTLLVASDVAARGLDIPEVSHVFNFDVPIHAEDYVHRIGRTGRAGRTGTAITIVTPDDGKFLGAIEKLIGEDLEWLGDEVTFDPEGARKRRARGKTGEDRERGGSRARGRGESRSEPRGEDGERRPRRAAGERPARSADEARAPRGAEEARPPRAPAEPRAPRAAAESRPVRAGDDVAPIRQEEPRAPRRDDRRDERGPRPERGRHHRDHDDGPAVVGLGDHVPAFLLRPVRTVKQAS, from the coding sequence ATGCAATTTTCCGAACTCGGCCTGAGCGACAAGGTGTTGGCGGCCGTCGAGGCGGCAGGCTACACGCAGCCGACTCCGATCCAGGAGCAGGCGATCCCGCACGCGCTCACCGGCCGCGACATCATCGGCATCGCCCAGACCGGCACCGGCAAGACGGCGGGCTTCGTCCTGCCGATGATGACGCTGCTCGAGAAGGGCCGCGCCCGGGCGCGGATGCCGCGCACGCTGATCCTCGAGCCGACGCGCGAACTCGCCGCGCAGGTCGAGGAGAACTTCAACAAGTACGGCATCAACCAGAAGCTCACGGTCGCGCTGCTGATCGGCGGCGTCTCCTTCGACGACCAGGACCGCAAGCTCGACCGCGGCGTCGACGTGCTGATCGCCACGCCCGGCCGCCTGCTCGACCACTTCGAGCGCGGCAAGCTGCTGCTGAACGGCGTCGAGATCCTCGTCATCGACGAGGCCGACCGCATGCTCGACATGGGCTTCATCCCGGACATCGAGCGCATCTGCAAGCTGATCACCAAGAAGCACCAGACGCTGTTCTTCTCCGCGACCATGCCGCCGGAGATCCAGCGCATCACCGACAGCTTCCTGACCGACCCGGTCAAGATCGAGGTCGCCAAGCCGGCGACCACCGCCAAGACGGTGGCGCAGCGCCTCGCCACCGCCGGCGTCGAGGCCCACGAGAAGCGCGACGTGCTGCGCGGCCTGATCCGCGACGCCGAGGACCTCAAGAACGCGATCGTGTTCTGCAACCGCAAGCGCGACGTCGCCATCGTCTACCGCAGCCTGGAGCGCCACGGCTTCAACGTCGGCGCCCTGCACGGCGACATGGACCAGTCCGCCCGCATGGCGACGCTGGCCGCCTTCCGCAAGGGCACGCTGACGCTGCTGGTCGCCAGCGACGTTGCCGCCCGCGGCCTCGACATCCCCGAGGTCAGCCACGTCTTCAACTTCGACGTGCCGATCCACGCCGAGGACTACGTCCACCGCATCGGCCGCACCGGTCGTGCCGGCCGCACCGGCACCGCGATCACCATCGTGACGCCCGACGACGGCAAGTTCCTCGGCGCCATCGAGAAGCTGATCGGCGAGGATCTGGAGTGGCTCGGCGACGAGGTCACCTTCGATCCCGAGGGCGCCCGCAAGCGCCGCGCCCGCGGCAAGACCGGCGAGGACCGCGAGCGCGGCGGCTCGCGCGCCCGCGGCCGCGGCGAGTCCCGTTCCGAACCGCGCGGCGAGGACGGCGAGCGCCGGCCGCGTCGCGCCGCCGGCGAGCGTCCGGCCCGTTCCGCCGACGAGGCCCGCGCGCCCCGCGGCGCCGAGGAGGCCCGGCCGCCCCGCGCCCCGGCCGAGCCCCGCGCCCCGCGTGCCGCGGCGGAGTCCCGCCCCGTGCGCGCCGGCGACGACGTCGCCCCGATCCGCCAGGAGGAGCCGCGCGCCCCGCGCCGCGACGATCGTCGCGACGAACGTGGCCCGCGCCCCGAGCGCGGCCGTCACCACCGCGACCACGACGACGGCCCCGCCGTCGTCGGCCTCGGCGACCACGTCCCGGCCTTCCTGCTGCGCCCGGTCCGCACCGTCAAGCAGGCGTCCTGA
- a CDS encoding rhodanese-like domain-containing protein, translating into MFHFVPPSDLVALSADEVHVLAGVGRIALVDVREAAEWTAERIAGAIHAPLSGLAESAGSLPVDRPVVFYCLAGGRSARAVALCRWMGFPFDRVMAGGLSAWKTAGLPTRT; encoded by the coding sequence ATGTTCCACTTCGTGCCGCCGAGCGACCTCGTCGCCCTCTCCGCCGACGAGGTCCACGTCCTCGCCGGTGTCGGGCGGATCGCCCTGGTCGACGTGCGCGAGGCGGCGGAATGGACGGCCGAGCGCATCGCCGGCGCCATCCATGCGCCGCTGTCCGGGCTGGCGGAGAGCGCGGGCTCGCTGCCGGTCGACCGCCCGGTGGTGTTCTACTGCCTCGCCGGCGGCCGTTCGGCGCGCGCAGTGGCGCTGTGCCGCTGGATGGGCTTCCCGTTCGACCGGGTGATGGCCGGCGGCCTGTCCGCCTGGAAGACCGCGGGTCTGCCGACCCGAACCTGA
- a CDS encoding sugar phosphate isomerase/epimerase family protein, translating into MPDCKRRYATRLNSFASGAHLHWPGQGGRPSTLQMAARAATVPGLTHLDLNFPDQATPETVREVAAAIGDLGLAVNGLAMRYYGNPAFKLGAFTNPDPAVRREAIDLTRRGIDAARAIGCDLMTVWLGQDGWDYAFQADYGRLWDLELEGIRAVAEHDPACKVSIEYKPNEPRSFSVLPDCATTLLAIREVGAANLGVTLDLAHVLYADEQPAFVAMLAARHARILGVHLNDGYGKRDDGLMVASVHPQQTLELLMRIRRDGYDGVIYFDTFPDFTGMDPVCECAVNIATVDRLLAIADDLDDDSALADALARQDAVAGQGAVSAALYGRR; encoded by the coding sequence ATCCCAGACTGCAAGCGGCGCTACGCCACGCGGCTCAACTCCTTCGCGAGCGGCGCCCACCTGCACTGGCCCGGCCAGGGCGGCCGGCCGAGCACGCTGCAGATGGCGGCGCGGGCGGCGACGGTGCCGGGCCTGACCCACCTCGACCTCAATTTCCCCGATCAGGCGACGCCCGAGACGGTGCGCGAGGTCGCGGCGGCGATCGGCGACCTCGGCCTCGCCGTCAACGGCCTCGCCATGCGCTACTACGGCAACCCCGCCTTCAAGCTCGGCGCCTTCACCAATCCGGATCCGGCGGTGCGGCGCGAGGCGATCGACCTGACGCGACGCGGCATCGACGCGGCGCGGGCGATCGGCTGCGACCTGATGACGGTCTGGCTCGGCCAGGACGGCTGGGACTACGCCTTCCAGGCGGATTACGGCCGGCTGTGGGACCTCGAGCTCGAGGGCATCCGCGCCGTCGCCGAACACGATCCGGCCTGCAAGGTCTCGATCGAGTACAAGCCGAACGAGCCGCGCTCCTTCAGCGTGCTGCCGGACTGCGCGACGACGCTGCTGGCGATCCGCGAGGTCGGCGCGGCCAACCTCGGCGTCACCCTCGACCTCGCCCACGTGCTCTACGCCGACGAGCAGCCGGCCTTCGTCGCCATGCTCGCCGCCCGCCACGCCCGCATCCTCGGCGTCCACCTCAACGACGGCTACGGCAAGCGCGACGACGGCCTGATGGTCGCGAGCGTCCATCCGCAGCAGACGCTCGAGCTGCTGATGCGGATCCGGCGCGACGGCTACGACGGCGTGATCTACTTCGACACCTTCCCCGACTTCACGGGGATGGATCCGGTCTGTGAATGCGCGGTCAACATCGCCACCGTCGACCGGCTACTGGCGATCGCCGACGACCTCGACGACGACAGCGCCCTCGCCGACGCGCTCGCCCGCCAGGACGCGGTGGCGGGGCAGGGCGCGGTGTCGGCGGCGCTCTACGGCCGGCGCTGA
- a CDS encoding GGDEF domain-containing protein has protein sequence MTQREEFQRTIGYGEAAIGQLRRNEIPAYPRNYELWYSYCAGFNHALNKAVNDILRARGTITPEEINAIYTRFLAPSRLGDRIEEVGGKISEEINAVVAAMEQTISSNARYRASLSASTTELSGATDAERIRAIVQALIVATEDTESTNRLLETQLADSRKQIADLQESLDAIRFESLTDELTTLANRKHFDQSIERAVEQARDSDDGFSLLLTDIDHFKTFNDTYGHQTGDQVLRLVGLATKQNVKSHDVACRYGGEEFAIVLPRTSLDAARTVADHIRVAVMSKELVKRSTGENLGYITISIGVSTYRRDDTVQSLIERADAALYLAKRTGRNRVCTERDLEVSDRRAPAGRVA, from the coding sequence ATGACGCAGCGCGAAGAGTTCCAGCGCACGATCGGCTACGGCGAAGCCGCGATCGGACAGCTGCGCCGCAACGAGATTCCCGCCTACCCGCGAAACTACGAGCTCTGGTACTCGTATTGCGCCGGATTCAACCATGCCTTGAACAAGGCGGTCAACGACATCCTGCGCGCCCGCGGCACCATCACGCCGGAAGAGATCAACGCGATCTACACCCGCTTCCTGGCCCCCTCGCGGCTGGGTGACCGCATCGAGGAGGTCGGCGGCAAGATCTCCGAGGAGATCAACGCGGTGGTCGCGGCGATGGAGCAGACCATCTCCTCCAACGCCCGCTACCGGGCCTCGCTGAGCGCCTCGACCACGGAACTCTCCGGCGCCACCGACGCCGAGCGCATCCGCGCCATCGTGCAGGCGCTGATCGTCGCGACCGAGGACACCGAGTCGACCAACCGGCTGCTGGAGACGCAGCTCGCCGACAGCCGCAAGCAGATCGCCGACCTCCAGGAGAGCCTCGACGCGATCCGCTTCGAGAGCCTGACCGACGAGCTCACCACGCTCGCCAACCGCAAGCACTTCGATCAGTCGATCGAGCGCGCCGTCGAACAGGCGCGCGACAGCGACGACGGCTTCTCGCTGCTGCTCACCGACATCGACCACTTCAAGACCTTCAACGACACCTACGGCCACCAGACCGGCGACCAGGTGCTCCGCCTCGTCGGCCTCGCGACCAAGCAGAACGTCAAGAGCCACGACGTCGCCTGCCGCTACGGCGGCGAGGAGTTCGCGATCGTCCTGCCGCGCACCAGCCTGGACGCCGCCCGCACGGTGGCCGACCACATCCGCGTCGCGGTGATGTCGAAGGAACTGGTCAAGCGCTCGACCGGCGAGAATCTCGGCTACATCACCATCTCGATCGGCGTCTCCACCTACCGCCGCGACGACACGGTGCAGAGCCTGATCGAACGCGCCGACGCCGCGCTCTACCTCGCCAAGCGGACCGGCCGCAACCGGGTCTGCACCGAGCGCGACCTCGAAGTGTCCGACCGCCGCGCGCCCGCCGGCCGCGTCGCCTGA
- the adh gene encoding aldehyde dehydrogenase, which translates to MFHQEIEKLKGRVLWQSRYDNFIGGKWVAPVNGEYFANISPVTGKIVCEIARSQAHDIELALDAAHAAKDKWGASSPAFRANVLNKIADRMEANLDVLALVETIDNGKPIRETTHADLPLAIDHFRYFAGCIRAQEGSIGEIDHDTIAYHFHEPLGVVGQIIPWNFPLLMAVWKLAPALAAGNCVVLKPAEQTPLSIMVLVDLIKDILPEGVLNVVNGFGIEAGKPLAQNKRIAKIAFTGETTTGRLIMQYASENIIPVTLELGGKSPNIFFADVMAEDDDFLDKALEGFTMFALNQGEVCTCPSRALVQKSVYDRFMEKALKRVEAIKQGHPFDPTTMIGAQASNDQLEKILSYIDIGRKEGAKVLAGGGRAHLGGELEEGFYVQPTVLEGHNRMRVFQEEIFGPVVSVTTFDTPEEALEIANDTLYGLGAGVWTRNINHAYRFGRAIQAGRVWTNCYHAYPAHAAFGGYKQSGIGRETHKMMLDHYQQTKNMLVSYSTKALGFF; encoded by the coding sequence ATGTTCCATCAGGAGATCGAGAAGCTGAAGGGCCGCGTGCTCTGGCAGTCGCGCTACGACAACTTCATCGGCGGCAAGTGGGTCGCGCCGGTCAACGGCGAGTACTTCGCCAACATCAGCCCGGTCACCGGCAAGATCGTCTGCGAGATCGCCCGCAGCCAGGCCCACGACATCGAGCTGGCGCTCGACGCCGCCCACGCCGCCAAGGACAAGTGGGGCGCGTCCTCGCCGGCCTTCCGCGCCAACGTGCTCAACAAGATCGCCGACCGCATGGAGGCGAACCTCGACGTGCTCGCCCTCGTCGAGACCATCGACAACGGCAAGCCGATCCGCGAGACCACCCACGCCGACCTGCCGCTGGCGATCGACCACTTCCGCTACTTCGCCGGCTGCATCCGCGCCCAGGAAGGCTCGATCGGCGAGATCGACCACGACACCATCGCCTATCACTTCCACGAGCCGCTCGGCGTCGTCGGCCAGATCATCCCGTGGAACTTCCCGCTGCTGATGGCGGTGTGGAAGCTCGCCCCGGCGCTCGCCGCCGGCAACTGCGTCGTCCTGAAGCCGGCCGAGCAGACCCCGCTGTCGATCATGGTCCTGGTCGACCTGATCAAGGACATCCTGCCGGAGGGCGTGCTCAACGTCGTCAACGGCTTCGGCATCGAGGCCGGCAAGCCGCTCGCCCAGAACAAGCGCATCGCCAAGATCGCCTTCACCGGTGAGACGACCACCGGCCGCCTCATCATGCAGTACGCCTCCGAGAACATCATCCCGGTGACGCTGGAGCTCGGCGGCAAGTCGCCGAACATCTTCTTCGCCGACGTGATGGCCGAGGACGACGACTTCCTCGACAAGGCGCTCGAGGGCTTCACCATGTTCGCCCTGAACCAGGGTGAGGTCTGCACCTGCCCGAGCCGGGCGCTGGTGCAGAAGTCGGTCTACGACCGCTTCATGGAGAAGGCGCTGAAGCGCGTCGAGGCGATCAAGCAGGGCCATCCCTTCGACCCGACCACGATGATCGGCGCCCAGGCCTCGAACGACCAGCTCGAGAAGATCCTGTCCTACATCGACATCGGCCGGAAGGAAGGCGCCAAGGTGCTGGCCGGCGGCGGCCGGGCCCATCTCGGCGGCGAGCTCGAGGAGGGCTTCTACGTCCAGCCGACCGTCCTCGAGGGCCACAACCGCATGCGCGTGTTCCAGGAGGAGATCTTCGGGCCGGTGGTGTCCGTCACCACCTTCGACACCCCCGAGGAGGCGCTGGAGATCGCCAACGACACGCTCTACGGCCTCGGCGCCGGCGTGTGGACGCGCAACATCAACCACGCCTACCGCTTCGGCCGTGCCATCCAGGCGGGCCGCGTCTGGACCAACTGCTACCACGCCTACCCGGCCCACGCGGCCTTCGGCGGCTACAAGCAGTCGGGCATCGGCCGCGAGACCCACAAGATGATGCTCGACCACTACCAGCAGACCAAGAACATGCTGGTGAGCTACTCCACCAAGGCGCTCGGCTTCTTCTGA
- a CDS encoding PfkB family carbohydrate kinase produces the protein MPGKVVVVGSLHYDIMVAAPDRPRRGETVIGEAWWPKCGGKGGNQAVEAVLAGADVAMVGAVGDDAFGAVLRGNLAAAGVDVAAVAVVPGAGSGISVAIQDAGGDYGAVVVSGVNRSIALPDAAVASWRPGDVLVLQNEVPAAVNRAAAAAAAARGLVVVWNAAPALAPDPELLGHVGVVVVNAVEAEMLGGGAVEDLAAALAAAGRLAGGRIAVVTAGGAGVAVAGPGVAETIAAAAVTVRSTHGAGDCFVGVLAARLAAGDDIATAVRAGNAAAGRLVALTEAERAARIGARERG, from the coding sequence ATGCCGGGCAAGGTCGTCGTCGTCGGGAGCCTGCACTACGACATCATGGTCGCCGCGCCGGACCGGCCGCGCCGCGGCGAGACGGTGATCGGCGAGGCGTGGTGGCCGAAGTGCGGCGGCAAGGGCGGCAACCAGGCCGTCGAGGCCGTGCTCGCCGGGGCGGACGTCGCCATGGTCGGCGCCGTCGGCGACGACGCCTTCGGCGCCGTGCTGCGCGGCAACCTCGCGGCCGCCGGCGTCGACGTCGCCGCGGTCGCGGTCGTGCCCGGCGCCGGCTCGGGGATCAGCGTGGCGATCCAGGACGCCGGCGGCGACTACGGCGCCGTGGTCGTCTCCGGCGTCAACCGCTCGATCGCGCTCCCCGATGCCGCCGTCGCGAGCTGGCGCCCCGGCGACGTCCTCGTCCTGCAGAACGAGGTGCCGGCGGCCGTGAACCGCGCCGCCGCGGCAGCGGCCGCCGCGCGCGGGCTCGTGGTGGTCTGGAACGCCGCACCTGCGCTGGCGCCGGACCCGGAACTGCTCGGCCACGTCGGCGTCGTCGTGGTCAACGCGGTCGAGGCGGAGATGCTCGGCGGCGGCGCCGTCGAGGACCTCGCCGCGGCGCTCGCCGCCGCCGGGCGGCTCGCGGGCGGACGGATCGCCGTCGTCACGGCCGGCGGCGCCGGCGTCGCCGTGGCCGGACCCGGCGTTGCCGAGACGATCGCCGCCGCGGCGGTCACAGTCCGCTCCACCCACGGCGCCGGCGACTGTTTCGTCGGCGTCCTCGCCGCCCGCCTCGCCGCCGGCGACGACATCGCCACCGCCGTCCGCGCCGGCAACGCCGCCGCCGGGCGTCTGGTCGCCCTGACCGAGGCCGAGCGCGCGGCGCGGATCGGCGCGCGGGAACGAGGATAG
- a CDS encoding DUF779 domain-containing protein: protein MVERVTATEAALALIDKLRRRVGPLMFHQSGGCCDGSAPMCYQAGEFRTGASDVRLGAIGGCDFFMSASQFEYWRHTQLIIDVVPGRGSGFSLEAPEGVRFLTRSRVFTDDEVAALDPVG, encoded by the coding sequence ATGGTCGAACGCGTGACGGCGACGGAGGCGGCGCTCGCCCTGATCGACAAGCTGAGGCGGCGGGTGGGGCCGCTGATGTTCCACCAGTCCGGCGGCTGCTGCGACGGCTCGGCGCCGATGTGCTACCAGGCCGGCGAGTTCCGCACCGGCGCGAGCGACGTCCGCCTCGGCGCGATCGGCGGCTGCGACTTCTTCATGAGCGCGTCGCAGTTCGAATACTGGCGCCACACCCAGCTGATCATCGACGTCGTGCCGGGCCGCGGCTCGGGCTTCTCGCTCGAGGCCCCCGAGGGCGTCCGCTTCCTCACCCGCAGCCGGGTGTTCACCGACGACGAGGTGGCGGCACTGGATCCGGTGGGGTGA